The following coding sequences lie in one Onychomys torridus chromosome X, mOncTor1.1, whole genome shotgun sequence genomic window:
- the Timm17b gene encoding mitochondrial import inner membrane translocase subunit Tim17-B: MEEYAREPCPWRIVDDCGGAFTMGVIGGGVFQAIKGFRNAPVGIRHRFRGSVNAVRIRAPQIGGSFAVWGGLFSTIDCGLVRLRGKEDPWNSITSGALTGAVLAARSGPLAMVGSAMMGGILLALIEGVGILLTRYTAQQFRNAPPFLEDPSQLTPKEGAPAPGYPNYQQYH; the protein is encoded by the exons ATGGAGGAGTATGCTCGCGAACCTTG CCCATGGCGAATTGTGGATGATTGCGGTGGAGCCTTCACTATGGGTGTCATTGGTGGTGGAGTCTTCCAGGCTATCAAGGGCTTTCGCAATGCCCCTGTT GGAATTCGACACCGCTTCAGAGGTAGTGTCAACGCTGTGAGGATTCGAGCACCCCAGATTGGAG GTAGCTTTGCAGTGTGGGGAGGCCTGTTTTCTACCATTGACTGTGGCCTTGTACGGCTGCGGGGCAAGGAGGACCCCTGGAACTCCATCACCAGCGGAGCGTTGACTGGAGCAGTACTGGCTGCACGCA gtggtCCGCTGGCGATGGTGGGCTCTGCGATGATGGGGGGCATCCTGTTGGCCCTCATCGAGGGTGTTGGCATCCTTCTCACTCGCTATACTGCCCAGCAATTCCGCAATG cacccCCGTTCTTGGAGGACCCCAGCCAGCTAACCCCTAAAGAGGGAGCTCCGGCCCCAGGTTATCCCAACTACCAGCAGTACCACTGA